One genomic window of Salvelinus alpinus chromosome 17, SLU_Salpinus.1, whole genome shotgun sequence includes the following:
- the LOC139542010 gene encoding zinc finger protein 518A-like has translation MEEDLKTLDDPAESHDDMEAEEEKESAKDHTGQKLDQFPGLPCSDQCDPDETSVEESGSRKTARKASKSPCKIQQGAVFSGKILSFGCSECKGDATYSPNDLLKHFQGAHKGTLPTYPCDLCGFVTNEFPALQRHRIGHRNTLVTCEICNNDVQYSLLLLTRHYIMSHSQNGHFHCEKCEFSTVDAGTFVQHIHHHNESWLKCVKCQHVSSSRGEHQRHLKLHSGTFPFTCQVCGYGAARREYLTKHMVTVHGEEAGKKNIWRATEDSNNTLANSSSGLKLLLKKSPAAGGQSKESQWMSKLNSLPGVGLLDQNGRLLNPEKTLEETQQFLDRAVCVKKDCKKRVKGTLKNEQQFDSQAVSSIPPPKSQESDDSYGADTLSPNNSNGLTVLMVKNKISIPPNCTTKVMGFKMVDGKKHLVLKVIPTAKPESSAENKMSCRAQERGCPIIDATSDGNQCSDSAENWENSSTIFPYMTVLSPSGTDRDTAISVQVKPEEEDISIEETLPILEKLPQKISQKAKHTEQQRNGEQHKFQDEQIPSLAVSPMTKESDHSTIQNGKLNNNTSSIAKQPNDSELGDKMSAYSSPNVTAVEVVPAKMLTDKTMPSESAYETMLPKLVSEETISMLRVGDLNTATADKISDPITENSPVPNGETLPSNDKPKKTASEPMTGDILPSDDTVEKNNSIIKEMVPSDFTANKMNSCVATKTKTETLSPDLMPLLESHPAESDNSKETDTNAENLNSPNQEVFSFHNYSKETSSISSNSTQPCEHPSELSTEDESVWMKESPEWSLTLAASPQPPDEGNGEVESAEETETAMERVSDRDIEVDECIATVDLATPVAAERDNHGHSGSKHQVQTTVKTEEESVPVSERATGSINSLAVLGRILEEHSDAIISHQLEKDRIGCSAASHDSVKPPKTMLRILKTAEGKQQMFLQTAENQFAVPVQLQGNAGFKLITKSSAPQINVSYVKPGIEIQNHTTGLALTLNGGRFSILGHTVGASEKGAMPLSAIQPGASTSASHYLVNSTAFKRNMLLSDAAHSSPGENTIKSLQTCYLVQRPVPVTQPPHNAGSKLASSMSQSPLMSRPVLAMSANSVNKLTAMHTGRQAFLVRYISPAKSGMLLNSPDGKSVNQKGQPNENRGNKVVYKIVRTANGSTFLAGAAHSSANKPIYLATNSTQMPCFLMSSNNVSTGGQKLVPIQNASHKPVIASKLSNLLSPQSNMQGRVRQQVGIDGLNKSPLTPSRQLSQRKRHRKALFDELPEHLPKVKRLSSKAVTEKGAPSLWVPVPKDAERTLRLYPFSSLQEIKCPRRNQPVVVLNHPDADIPEVASIMRSANKYKGAVSKVALSQKTVQALSELGPTGLLGKSAKVKCPSSQSCGSRLRPSESRVRERFLLKLKFKKMSRKKYEVVKSLSRCAERSSMFACWFCGRLFNNQEEWIGHGQRHLMEATRDWNKPF, from the coding sequence atggaagaggaccTGAAAACACTGGATGATCCTGCTGAAAGCCATGACGACATGGAGGCTGAGGAAGAAAAGGAATCGGCAAAGGACCACACCGGCCAGAAGTTAGATCAATTTCCTGGGTTGCCATGTAGTGACCAATGTGACCCTGATGAAACATCTGTTGAAGAGTCAGGTAGTCGCAAGACAGCCAGAAAAGCATCCAAGTCCCCATGTAAAATACAGCAAGGTGCAGTCTTCTCTGGGAAAATACTTAGCTTTGGGTGTTCAGAGTGTAAGGGTGACGCTACCTACAGCCCCAATGATCTCCTCAAACATTTTCAGGGGGCCCACAAGGGGACCCTGCCGACATATCCGTGTGACTTGTGTGGCTTTGTTACAAATGAGTTCCCTGCACTTCAGCGCCATCGGATCGGGCACAGGAACACTTTAGTCACATGCGAGATCTGTAATAATGATGTACAGTACTCTCTCCTCCTGCTCACTAGACACTATATCATGTCTCACAGCCAAAATGGCCACTTTCACTGCGAAAAATGTGAGTTTTCAACAGTTGACGCAGGGACATTTGTGCAGCACATCCATCATCACAATGAGAGCTGGCTCAAATGTGTGAAATGTCAACATGTCAGCTCTAGCCGAGGTGAGCACCAGAGGCACCTAAAACTCCACTCGGGTACCTTCCCATTCACGTGTCAGGTCTGTGGATATGGGGCAGCACGGAGAGAATACCTCACAAAGCACATGGTAACTGTCCATGGTGAGGAGGCAGGCAAGAAAAATATATGGAGAGCAACGGAGGACAGCAACAATACCCTGGCAAACTCCTCTTCAGGATTAAAACTCCTGCTGAAGAAAAGCCCTGCTGCAGGTGGTCAATCTAAGGAATCCCAGTGGATGTCCAAACTGAATTCTCTTCCTGGAGTAGGTTTACTTGACCAAAATGGAAGGTTGTTGAACCCAGAGAAAACATTGGAGGAAACCCAACAGTTCCTtgacagggctgtgtgtgtgaaaAAGGACTGTAAGAAGCGGGTCAAAGGAACTCTTAAGAATGAGCAGCAATTTGACTCCCAGGCTGtatcatctataccaccacctaAGTCCCAGGAAAGTGATGACAGTTATGGGGCTGACACACTAAGCCCGAACAACTCCAATGGACTAACTGTTCTCATGGTCAAAAATAAAATCTCTATTCCACCTAACTGTACTACAAAAGTAATGGGGTTCAAAATGGTTGACGGCAAAAAGCATTTAGTTCTCAAAGTTATACCAACAGCAAAACCGGAGTCCTCTGCAGAAAATAAAATGTCATGTAGAGCTCAAGAGAGAGGCTGCCCAATTATAGACGCTACCTCCGATGGAAATCAATGCTCAGATTCGGCTGAAAATTGGGAAAATTCAAGTACTATCTTCCCTTACATGACAGTTCTAAGCCCCTCAGGAACTGATCGAGATACTGCAATTTCAGTTCAAGTGAAACCAGAGGAAGAGGACATTAGCATTGAGGAAACGTTGCCCATACTGGAGAAACTACCACAGAAAATATCACAGAAAGCaaaacacacagagcagcagaggAATGGTGAACAACATAAGTTTCAGGATGAACAGATTCCTTCCTTGGCAGTTTCTCCAATGACCAAAGAGTCAGATCACTCCACGATTCAGAACGGTAAACTGAATAACAATACATCATCAATTGCTAAGCAGCCGAATGATTCTGAGTTGGGAGACAAAATGTCTGCTTATTCAAGCCCTAATGTGACTGCTGTGGAGGTCGTTCCAGCCAAAATGCTCACAGATAAGACCATGCCCTCTGAATCAGCTTATGAGACCATGCTTCCCAAACTAGTCTCTGAAGAAACTATCAGCATGCTTAGAGTTGGTGACCTGAATACAGCTACAGCTGATAAGATCAGTGACCCCATCACTGAAAATTCCCCTGTGCCCAATGGAGAGACGTTACCCTCCAATGACAAACCTAAGAAGACTGCCTCAGAACCCATGACTGGCGACATCCTACCTTCTGATGATACCGTTGAAAAAAATAATTCAATTATCAAGGAGATGGTTCCTTCTGATTTTACTGCCAATAAGATGAATTCCTGTGTAGCGACTAAGACTAAAACTGAAACTTTATCCCCAGATCTGATGCCCCTACTGGAGTCACACCCAGCTGAATCAGACAACTCCAAAGAGACTGATACTAATGCTGAAAATCTTAATTCTCCCAACCAAGAGGTGTTCAGTTTTCATAATTACTCAAAGGAAACATCAAGCATTTCCTCCAACTCAACACAACCTTGTGAACATCCATCAGAGCTTTCGACAGAGGATGAAAGTGTTTGGATGAAAGAGTCACCTGAATGGAGCTTGACATTGGCTGCATCCCCCCAACCTCCAGATGAGGGAAATGGCGAAGTGGAGTCTGCAGAAGAGACTGAGACTGCAATGGAAAGAGTGTCAGACCGTGACATTGAGGTTGATGAGTGCATAGCTACTGTAGACCTGGCCACCCCAGTGGCAGCTGAGAGAGATAATCATGGACACTCTGGGTCTAAACACCAAGTCCAAACTACAGTAAAAACGGAGGAGGAGAGTGTTCCTGTGTCAGAAAGGGCAACAGGGAGCATAAATAGTTTGGCCGTGTTGGGTCGCATACTGGAGGAGCATTCCGATGCTATCATTAGCCACCAGCTTGAGAAGGATAGAATAGGCTGCTCAGCTGCTAGCCATGATTCTGTCAAGCCACCTAAGACTATGCTAAGGATCCTTAAAACTGCAGAGGGAAAGCAACAAATGTTCTTACAGACTGCAGAGAACCAGTTTGCTGTGCCTGTGCAGCTCCAAGGCAACGCAGGGTTCAAGCTGATAACCAAATCCTCTGCTCCTCAGATCAATGTGTCCTATGTTAAGCCAGGAATTGAAATACAGAATCACACCACAGGGTTGGCACTCACCCTCAATGGTGGAAGGTTCAGCATTCTAGGACATACTGTAGGTGCTAGTGAAAAAGGTGCAATGCCGTTATCTGCTATTCAGCCTGGAGCCAGTACTAGTGCAAGCCACTACCTAGTCAACAGCACAGCTTTTAAAAGAAATATGCTGTTGTCAGACGCAGCACATAGTTCTCCTGGAGAAAATACCATAAAGTCACTGCAGACTTGTTACTTAGTCCAGAGGCCAGTCCCTGTAACCCAGCCCCCCCACAATGCAGGTAGCAAATTAGCAAGCTCAATGTCTCAATCTCCACTCATGTCCCGTCCAGTTCTGGCAATGTCTGCGAACTCGGTGAACAAATTAACTGCAATGCACACTGGGCGACAAGCCTTCTTGGTTAGATATATCTCTCCAGCTAAGTCAGGGATGCTTCTGAATAGTCCTGATGGGAAGTCTGTGAACCAGAAAGGTCAACCTAATGAAAATCGAGGAAATAAAGTTGTTTATAAGATCGTCAGAACTGCCAATGGTAGCACATTTCTTGCTGGTGCTGCACACTCCTCTGCCAACAAGCCCATTTATCTGGCCACAAATTCCACACAGATGCCCTGTTTTCTGATGTCATCAAATAATGTCTCTACTGGAGGGCAGAAACTGGTACCCATACAAAATGCCTCCCACAAACCTGTCATAGCTTCCAAGCTCTCAAATCTTCTGTCCCCCCAATCCAACATGCAAGGTAGGGTCAGGCAGCAAGTGGGCATAGATGGTCTGAATAAATCCCCCCTTACCCCAAGTCGCCAGCTAAGTCAAAGGAAGAGGCACAGGAAAGCGTTGTTTGATGAACTCCCAGAGCACTTGCCTAAAGTGAAGAGGCTCTCGAGCAAGGCGGTAACTGAGAAAGGGGCTCCCTCGCTCTGGGTGCCTGTACCCAAAGATGCAGAGAGGACTCTGAGACTGTACCCATTCAGTTCACTACAGGAGATTAAATGCCCTCGACGAAATCAGCCGGTAGTGGTTCTCAACCATCCCGATGCCGACATTCCTGAAGTGGCCAGTATCATGAGGTCTGCTAACAAGTACAAAGGTGCTGTTTCCAAGGTGGCACTGTCCCAAAAAACGGTTCAAGCTCTCTCTGAACTCGGCCCGACTGGACTTCTGGGGAAAAGCGCCAAGGTGAAATGTCCCTCATCACAAAGCTGTGGGTCGAGACTTCGGCCTTCAGAAAGCAGAGTCCGGGAGCGATTTCTGTTAAAACTGAAGTTTAAAAAAATGAGCAGGAAAAAGTACGAGGTGGTGAAGTCCTTATCTAGATGTGCAGAGAGGTCATCAATGTTCGCCTGTTGGTTTTGTGGTCGACTCTTCAACAACCAAGAGGAGTGGATAGGCCACGGCCAACGGCATCTCATGGAGGCAACCAGAGACTGGAATAAGCCGTTTTAA